A single genomic interval of Puntigrus tetrazona isolate hp1 chromosome 1, ASM1883169v1, whole genome shotgun sequence harbors:
- the LOC122347952 gene encoding neuronal acetylcholine receptor subunit alpha-7-like: MGIWEYTLYFTTTTCLWSASLQGEHQRRLYRDLMKDYNPLERPVFNDTHSLTVYFSFSLMQIMDVDEKNQVLTTNIWLQLYWYDYYLQWNMSEYPGVTNVRFPDSQIWKPDILLYNSADERFDATFHTNVLVNSSGACQYLPPGIFKSTCYIDVRWFPFDLQRCDLKFGSWTYGGWSLDLQMIDADITGYIANGEWDLVEVPGRRNERFYDCCKEPYPDVTFTVVMRRRTLYYGLNLLIPCVLISTLALLVFLLPADSGEKISLGITVLLSLTVFMLLVAEIMPATSDSVPLIAQYFATTMVIVGLSVIATVWVLQYHYHDPDGGKMPKWVRVILLNWCAWFLRMKKPGEERKSSYKYDHSPVHHASASSIQMGVMPGQPSSTNSTTNGHMNLYFGYHSIDSACCPPSSDSGVSCSGGRVSGSPNEEQREAVRMFVGEQEIHRILAEVMYIAQRFRDQDEAEAICSEWKFAAAVVDRLCLVAFSLFSIICTFTILMSAPNFIEAVSKDFT; the protein is encoded by the exons ATGGGAATTTGGGAATATACTCTTTATTTTACCACTACAACCTGCCTATGGAGCG CGTCACTTCAGGGAGAGCATCAGAGGAGACTCTACAGAGACTTGATGAAAGACTATAACCCGCTGGAGAGACCTGTGTTCaatgacacacactcactcactgtGTATTTCAGCTTCAGTCTCATGCAGATTATGGATGTG GATGAGAAGAATCAAGTACTCACAACCAACATTTGGTTGCAGCTG tACTGGTATGACTACTATCTTCAGTGGAACATGTCTGAATATCCCGGAGTGACGAATGTAAGATTTCCTGACAGTCAGATCTGGAAGCCTGACATCTTACTGTATAACAG TGCAGATGAAAGGTTTGATGCCACATTTCATACTAATGTGCTGGTGAATTCCTCTGGTGCCTGCCAATACCTACCGCCAG GGATATTCAAAAGCACCTGCTATATCGATGTTCGCTGGTTCCCCTTTGATCTTCAGAGGTGTGATTTGAAGTTTGGCTCCTGGACATATGGGGGATGGTCTCTGGACCTGCAGATGATTGATGCTGACATCACAGGATATATTGCAAATGGAGAGTGGGACCTTGTGG AGGTTCCAGGTCGAAGGAATGAAAGATTCTATGACTGCTGCAAGGAGCCATACCCGGATGTGACTTTCACGGTGGTCATGCGGAGACGAACGCTATACTACGGTCTAAATCTGCTTATCCCCTGTGTGCTCATCTCTACTCTAGCCCTGCTGGTCTTCCTGCTGCCTGCTGACTCAGGCGAGAAGATCTCTCTTG GCATCACGGTCCTCCTCTCTCTGACAGTGTTCATGCTTCTGGTAGCAGAGATAATGCCCGCAACATCGGACTCTGTGCCTTTAATAG CTCAGTATTTTGCCACCACCATGGTTATTGTTGGCCTGTCTGTGATAGCCACCGTCTGGGTTTTACAATACCACTACCATGACCCCGATGGAGGAAAAATGCCAAAATGG GTGCGCGTGATCCTGCTCAACTGGTGTGCCTGGTTCTTGCGCATGAAGAAGCCAGGTGAGGAACGCAAATCCAGCTACAAATACGATCACTCTCCAGTGCATCACGCCAGCGCCAGCAGCATTCAGATGGGAGTCATGCCCGGTCAGCCATCTTCGACCAACTCCACCACCAACGGTCACATGAACTTGTACTTTGGCTACCACTCCATTGACAGTGCTTGCTGCCCACCAAGCAGCGACTCCGGTGTGTCTTGCAGCGGTGGACGTGTCAGCGGGTCACCAAACGAAGAACAGCGAGAGGCAGTCAGGATGTTTGTAGGAGAACAGGAGATCCATCGCATCCTTGCGGAGGTGATGTACATCGCTCAGCGGTTCCGTGACCAGGATGAGGCCGAGGCCATCTGCAGCGAGTGGAAATTTGCGGCAGCAGTGGTGGATCGGCTGTGTCTGGTGGCATTTTCACTTTTCTCCATTATCTGCACCTTTACCATTCTTATGTCGGCACCAAACTTCATTGAGGCTGTCTCGAAAGACTTCACATAA